In Terriglobus sp. TAA 43, a single window of DNA contains:
- a CDS encoding molybdenum cofactor biosynthesis protein MoaE, whose translation MQLRVLFFGVLRDHFGPEEVLEQFPGANVGDLVRYYRVLSPELGPLWEKIAVAVNQQYATASQELSKHDEVALLPPVSGGAPSRVELTHDVIDVKSITDALKADEDGAVTVFDGIVRNNTRGRQTLFLEYSAYDAMALAQMQQLAAEAIAKFGVRDVAVVHRLGRLEVGETSILIAVASAHRGAAFDACRWLIDTIKKQVPIWKKEHFVDGAVWVDGEPFPETIVPTV comes from the coding sequence ATGCAGTTGCGTGTCTTGTTTTTCGGCGTGCTTCGCGATCACTTTGGCCCGGAGGAAGTGCTGGAGCAATTCCCAGGCGCGAATGTCGGCGACCTGGTGCGCTACTATCGCGTGCTGTCGCCGGAGCTGGGACCGTTGTGGGAGAAGATTGCGGTTGCCGTGAATCAGCAATATGCAACGGCATCGCAGGAGTTATCCAAGCACGATGAGGTGGCGCTGTTGCCGCCAGTGAGTGGTGGCGCGCCTTCGCGGGTTGAGCTGACACATGACGTGATTGATGTGAAGTCGATTACGGACGCGCTGAAGGCCGATGAGGATGGCGCTGTGACTGTTTTCGACGGCATCGTGCGAAACAACACGCGGGGGCGGCAGACGCTGTTTCTGGAGTATTCCGCTTACGATGCGATGGCGCTGGCGCAGATGCAGCAGCTTGCCGCTGAGGCGATTGCGAAGTTTGGTGTGCGCGATGTCGCCGTGGTGCATCGGCTCGGCCGTCTTGAAGTGGGTGAGACCAGCATCCTGATTGCCGTGGCTTCCGCGCATCGTGGCGCTGCGTTTGATGCTTGCCGATGGCTGATTGACACCATCAAGAAGCAGGTGCCCATCTGGAAGAAGGAGCACTTTGTCGATGGTGCGGTGTGGGTGGATGGTGAGCCGTTTCCGGAAACGATTGTTCCCACTGTGTAA
- a CDS encoding molybdenum cofactor guanylyltransferase, which yields MKPNASGYVLAGGQSSRMGRDKSLLRINGYTLLQMALLKLEQVCSDVSILCGSEPHGEQLAPYGRVVVDRIAASGPLSGLDTALHDAREEWLLVVPVDVPLLPSSAMQELLNRATDNGKPNVACFHSPGKLQPLPVVLHRSTREVVAQALHSGRRTLLPVLRDAADAVCPLGMCVLPAEKLTDELTASIWFTNVNMPDDFEAAKELLRTENTFPQRASE from the coding sequence ATGAAGCCAAACGCCAGCGGCTACGTGCTGGCCGGTGGCCAGAGTTCGCGCATGGGCCGCGACAAATCGTTGCTGCGCATCAACGGCTATACGCTGCTGCAGATGGCCCTGCTCAAACTGGAACAGGTATGCAGCGATGTCTCCATCCTTTGTGGCAGTGAGCCTCACGGCGAACAGCTCGCCCCATATGGTCGTGTTGTCGTCGATCGCATTGCAGCCAGCGGCCCCCTCAGTGGTCTTGACACGGCGCTGCACGATGCGCGTGAAGAGTGGCTGCTGGTTGTGCCTGTTGACGTGCCTCTTCTGCCTTCATCCGCAATGCAGGAACTACTGAATCGGGCAACGGACAACGGCAAGCCGAACGTTGCCTGTTTCCATTCGCCTGGCAAGCTCCAGCCGCTTCCCGTGGTGCTGCACCGTTCCACACGTGAAGTTGTTGCGCAGGCACTGCATTCGGGCCGACGTACACTATTGCCGGTGCTTCGCGATGCCGCCGATGCAGTCTGTCCGCTGGGTATGTGCGTTCTTCCCGCGGAAAAGCTAACGGATGAACTCACGGCGTCCATCTGGTTCACAAATGTAAATATGCCGGACGATTTCGAGGCTGCGAAGGAGCTGCTGCGCACGGAGAACACTTTTCCGCAACGCGCATCTGAATAA
- a CDS encoding CocE/NonD family hydrolase yields the protein MLATRRLAMATLAVLVSASAASLHAQEPLGTRPTDKNMIPPTFTPPRHDPPMQQPPLPLDYEKRVVMIPMRDGTKLYTVIVIPKGVKNAPMLMTRTCYNAAARAHAARTPEPAAPAAGRRPGAGGPAGPGAVKPPASHMVDELNLSDEVFVRDGYIRIYQDVRGKYGSEGVYLMTPPPVGPWNPTGADDTTDAYDTIDWLVKNVPESNGRVGMIGSSYEGFTVVMALLHPHPALKAAIPESPMVDGWMGDDWFQYGAFRQRMLDYFISQTSARGAGARATHEGSDDYENFRKLGSAGDFARWQGQEQLPFWKMVENHPAYDAYWQSQALDKLIAKADLTVPTMWLQGLWDQEDMYGANHSYAAWEPKDKTNTMNILAMGPWFHSQINREGKQTGPLMWDGDTTAWFRDNVQLPFFNTYLRENGPKADIKPVYIYNTGENRWDTPTKWPLSCESGCDWKPKPLYLGANGKLSFDAPTGAGKADEYVSDPANPVPFLPRPIENSGWQTWLMHDQRFIDGRPDVLVYTSDVLKEPLRVSGVPKVNLVASTSGTDSDWVVKLIDVFPDGHTSEMNGYELPISMDIFRGRYRNSFEKPEPLKSGEALTFKWDMPNVNHVFQPGHRIMVQIQSSLFPLYDRNPQKYVPNIFNAKPSDYEKATQKVFHEAGKATFISLPVVPVDLKN from the coding sequence ATGCTCGCAACACGCCGTCTTGCTATGGCGACGCTGGCCGTACTGGTCAGTGCTTCCGCCGCTTCGCTTCATGCCCAGGAACCGCTCGGTACGCGGCCCACGGACAAGAACATGATTCCGCCTACGTTCACGCCGCCCAGGCATGATCCGCCCATGCAGCAGCCGCCTCTGCCGCTGGACTATGAAAAGCGCGTCGTCATGATCCCCATGCGCGACGGCACCAAGCTCTACACTGTCATCGTGATCCCCAAGGGCGTGAAGAACGCGCCCATGCTGATGACGCGTACCTGCTACAACGCCGCAGCCCGCGCCCACGCCGCGCGCACCCCGGAACCGGCTGCGCCGGCCGCAGGACGTCGTCCTGGCGCAGGTGGTCCCGCCGGCCCCGGAGCCGTGAAGCCGCCCGCCTCGCACATGGTTGACGAATTGAACCTAAGCGATGAGGTCTTCGTGCGTGACGGCTACATTCGCATCTATCAGGACGTCCGCGGCAAGTATGGCTCGGAAGGCGTCTATCTCATGACGCCGCCGCCCGTTGGTCCATGGAACCCCACCGGCGCAGACGACACCACAGACGCCTATGACACCATCGACTGGCTCGTGAAAAACGTGCCGGAATCGAACGGTCGTGTCGGCATGATCGGCTCGTCCTATGAAGGATTCACCGTCGTCATGGCGCTGCTGCATCCGCATCCTGCGCTGAAGGCAGCCATCCCGGAAAGCCCCATGGTCGACGGCTGGATGGGCGATGACTGGTTCCAGTACGGCGCTTTCCGCCAGCGCATGTTGGACTACTTCATCTCGCAGACCTCTGCGCGAGGAGCCGGTGCACGCGCCACGCACGAGGGCAGCGACGACTACGAGAACTTCCGCAAGCTCGGTTCCGCTGGCGACTTCGCGCGTTGGCAGGGACAGGAACAGTTGCCCTTCTGGAAGATGGTCGAAAACCACCCCGCATACGATGCCTACTGGCAGTCGCAGGCGCTGGACAAGCTCATCGCCAAGGCTGACCTGACTGTTCCCACCATGTGGTTGCAGGGTCTCTGGGATCAGGAAGACATGTACGGCGCGAACCACTCTTACGCCGCATGGGAGCCCAAAGACAAGACCAACACCATGAACATCCTTGCGATGGGCCCCTGGTTCCACTCGCAGATCAACCGAGAAGGCAAGCAGACCGGCCCGCTCATGTGGGACGGCGACACCACCGCCTGGTTCCGCGACAACGTGCAGTTGCCGTTCTTCAACACCTACCTGCGCGAAAACGGTCCCAAGGCTGATATCAAGCCGGTGTACATCTACAACACAGGCGAGAATCGTTGGGACACGCCCACCAAGTGGCCGCTCTCCTGCGAATCCGGTTGCGACTGGAAACCCAAGCCCCTTTACCTCGGCGCCAACGGCAAGCTCAGCTTTGATGCGCCCACCGGCGCAGGCAAGGCCGACGAGTACGTCTCTGATCCCGCAAACCCCGTCCCATTCCTTCCGCGCCCCATTGAAAACAGTGGATGGCAGACGTGGCTGATGCACGATCAGCGCTTCATCGACGGTCGCCCGGACGTCCTGGTCTATACCAGCGACGTGCTGAAGGAACCCCTCCGCGTCAGTGGCGTTCCCAAGGTCAACCTCGTCGCCAGCACCAGCGGCACCGACAGCGACTGGGTCGTGAAGCTGATCGATGTCTTCCCGGATGGCCACACCAGCGAGATGAACGGCTATGAGCTGCCCATCTCCATGGACATCTTCCGCGGACGCTATCGCAACAGCTTTGAAAAGCCGGAGCCGCTTAAGTCCGGCGAAGCGCTCACCTTCAAGTGGGACATGCCCAACGTGAACCACGTCTTCCAGCCGGGCCATCGCATCATGGTTCAGATCCAGAGCTCGCTATTCCCGCTCTACGATCGCAACCCGCAGAAGTATGTGCCCAACATCTTCAACGCGAAGCCCTCGGATTACGAGAAGGCAACGCAGAAAGTGTTCCACGAAGCAGGGAAGGCCACCTTCATCAGCCTCCCGGTCGTTCCGGTGGACCTGAAGAACTAG
- the pcaD gene encoding 3-oxoadipate enol-lactonase, giving the protein MILHHELVGERDAPCIVLSTSLGARLQMWQPQMQALTQHFRVLRYDMRGHGASPSPAGPYPIAVLGNDVLQLLDRHNIRSAHFCGISLGGVIGQWLGIHAPNRVEKLILCNTAAKVGTEEGWQKRIAEVRANGMASIADTVISRWFTAPFATSHPEVIASIDEGMLACNPEGYIACCEALRTCDLRGEIANITAPSLIIAGEHDAVCTIADAQFLHSQIPNTQQQTLSAAHLSNVEAAEQFNQSLLSFLR; this is encoded by the coding sequence ATGATCCTTCATCATGAACTCGTGGGAGAGCGCGATGCGCCATGCATCGTGCTCTCCACGTCGCTCGGCGCACGCCTGCAGATGTGGCAGCCGCAAATGCAGGCGCTCACACAACACTTCCGCGTCCTGCGTTATGACATGCGGGGACACGGCGCCAGCCCATCACCAGCCGGGCCATACCCCATCGCCGTTCTCGGCAACGACGTGTTGCAACTCCTTGATCGCCACAACATCCGCAGTGCACACTTCTGCGGCATTTCCCTGGGCGGCGTCATCGGTCAGTGGCTCGGTATCCACGCGCCAAATCGGGTTGAAAAGCTGATCCTCTGCAACACTGCCGCAAAAGTTGGCACAGAAGAAGGCTGGCAAAAGCGCATCGCCGAAGTCCGCGCCAACGGTATGGCCTCCATCGCAGATACGGTTATCTCCCGCTGGTTCACCGCGCCCTTTGCCACATCACATCCCGAAGTCATAGCTTCCATCGACGAAGGCATGCTTGCCTGCAACCCGGAAGGCTACATTGCTTGCTGCGAAGCTCTCCGCACGTGTGATCTACGCGGTGAAATTGCCAACATCACCGCACCTTCTCTGATCATTGCTGGCGAACACGACGCAGTTTGCACCATCGCAGACGCGCAGTTCCTTCACAGCCAGATTCCCAATACTCAGCAGCAAACGCTATCCGCCGCGCACCTCTCCAACGTAGAGGCCGCGGAGCAGTTCAACCAATCCCTGCTTAGCTTTCTCCGATAA
- a CDS encoding VWA domain-containing protein: MKRLRCLLPALLLIGLPLFAQDAPVIRVETRLVNVPVNVADVRGAPVSGLTQDDFTVKEDGRTQKIAIFEREASTPLSIVMAVDTSGSVISQFRTERDAAKKFAQQLLRPEDEMDLISFAYDSTEVVSYTNDWRRIDDGLKRLNKGEDTALYDAIYVASERLTEAKPDATRRRVLVLITDGGDNSIRKEIGYQKAVAEAQRAGAAIYPIIIMPILSDAGRNVAGEHALIQMAEDTGGKYFYVTEKEDLKTAFAHLSDDLRNQYLIGYYSPKRGNDSSLRRISVTLNDPTAAQTLSVRSKTGYYADAR; encoded by the coding sequence GTGAAGCGTCTTCGTTGCCTGCTGCCTGCGTTGCTTCTCATCGGTTTGCCCTTATTTGCGCAAGACGCGCCGGTAATCCGTGTGGAGACGCGGCTGGTGAATGTGCCTGTAAATGTGGCCGATGTGCGCGGCGCGCCTGTTTCTGGGCTGACGCAGGACGACTTCACAGTGAAAGAAGACGGGCGCACGCAAAAGATTGCCATCTTTGAGCGCGAGGCGAGTACGCCGCTGTCCATTGTTATGGCGGTGGATACGTCTGGTTCTGTCATCTCGCAGTTTCGTACGGAACGCGATGCGGCAAAGAAGTTTGCGCAGCAATTGCTTCGTCCGGAAGACGAAATGGATCTGATTTCGTTCGCGTATGACTCGACGGAAGTAGTGTCGTACACGAATGACTGGCGACGCATTGACGATGGCTTGAAGCGACTCAACAAGGGCGAAGATACGGCGCTTTACGACGCGATCTACGTTGCGAGTGAGCGGCTGACCGAGGCGAAGCCGGATGCCACGCGCAGGCGTGTTCTGGTGCTCATTACGGATGGCGGTGATAACTCCATTCGCAAAGAGATTGGCTATCAGAAGGCCGTTGCAGAGGCGCAGCGTGCCGGTGCGGCGATCTATCCGATCATCATCATGCCGATTCTGTCGGATGCAGGACGTAATGTTGCCGGGGAGCATGCGCTGATCCAGATGGCCGAGGATACAGGCGGGAAATACTTCTACGTGACGGAGAAGGAAGACCTGAAGACGGCCTTCGCGCATCTGTCGGACGATCTGCGAAATCAATACCTGATCGGCTATTACTCGCCGAAGCGGGGAAACGATTCCAGCCTTCGCAGAATCAGTGTGACGCTAAACGATCCAACCGCTGCACAGACGCTAAGCGTGCGCAGCAAGACCGGCTACTACGCAGACGCTCGCTGA
- a CDS encoding energy transducer TonB: MRSVLAAALLAIVPAAAPAQALHSGISHLVASVDAPAFGFQASAINAAKPRIFSGIVAPIRLTEVKLAGSLNTPHVSDVTVQYTVNEAGVPENVKVVTPIDALTAAKVSDAVSKVRYKAGTLDGQPVAVPVTLHVALR; the protein is encoded by the coding sequence ATGCGCTCTGTCCTCGCCGCCGCTCTTCTCGCTATCGTTCCCGCCGCAGCTCCTGCACAGGCTCTGCACTCCGGCATCTCTCACCTGGTTGCTTCCGTTGACGCTCCGGCCTTTGGATTCCAGGCAAGCGCAATCAACGCTGCCAAGCCGCGCATCTTCAGCGGTATCGTTGCTCCCATCCGTCTGACGGAAGTGAAGCTCGCTGGTTCGTTGAACACGCCGCACGTTTCTGACGTCACCGTTCAGTACACCGTGAATGAAGCTGGTGTTCCCGAGAACGTAAAGGTTGTTACGCCGATCGATGCTCTGACCGCTGCTAAGGTGTCTGACGCTGTTAGCAAGGTTCGTTATAAGGCAGGCACGCTCGACGGTCAGCCGGTTGCTGTTCCGGTCACCCTGCACGTAGCACTCCGCTAA
- a CDS encoding PLP-dependent aspartate aminotransferase family protein → MSDRPDFDPSTLVIHSNRSYEKQSNSILFPIHQTATYIHESVGVTKGYGYTRGANPTVNALEQAIAAVEGTASALCFRSGMSAITTLCFGLLNAGDHVLLSDVIYGGTARLFHQVLGHFGVAYDFVDTSSVEATEKAIRPETRLLFLETPANPTLKLSDVRELSDMAHRHENILVAVDNTFLTPLLQNCLDLGADISMLSTTKYIDGHNATLGGSLATHNEAITERLRFVRKIIGSIQAPFDSWLALQGIKTLPARLAIHCAHAKQVAAWLEKHPHVAKVNYPGLESFPQHTLAAKQQKDFGGMMSFELKGTTEQTLHFIEALKLCTCAESLGSVETLVTHPATASHCDMPLEERDRLGITDRLVRLSVGLESPKDLIADLEQAFQTIFG, encoded by the coding sequence GTGTCAGACCGACCAGACTTTGATCCATCCACACTCGTCATCCACTCGAATCGTAGCTACGAGAAGCAGTCGAACTCGATCCTGTTTCCGATTCATCAGACGGCGACGTACATCCACGAGAGTGTGGGTGTAACGAAGGGCTATGGCTACACGCGTGGCGCCAACCCAACCGTAAACGCGCTGGAACAGGCGATTGCTGCTGTGGAAGGCACCGCTTCGGCGCTTTGCTTCCGCTCTGGCATGTCAGCGATTACGACGCTGTGTTTTGGACTCCTGAATGCCGGCGACCATGTGTTGCTGTCGGACGTGATCTATGGCGGTACCGCGCGCCTGTTTCATCAGGTGCTAGGCCACTTTGGTGTGGCGTATGACTTTGTGGACACCTCATCGGTGGAAGCGACAGAGAAAGCGATTCGACCAGAAACGCGTCTTCTGTTTCTGGAGACGCCCGCGAATCCAACGCTGAAGCTCAGTGATGTTCGAGAGCTTTCGGACATGGCACATCGTCATGAAAACATCCTCGTCGCGGTCGACAACACATTTCTGACACCGCTACTGCAGAACTGCCTGGATCTGGGGGCGGACATTTCGATGCTGTCCACGACGAAGTACATCGATGGGCACAACGCGACGCTGGGCGGGTCGCTGGCCACGCATAATGAAGCCATCACCGAGCGGCTGCGCTTTGTACGGAAAATCATTGGCAGCATCCAGGCGCCGTTTGATTCGTGGCTGGCGCTGCAAGGCATCAAAACGCTTCCCGCGCGGCTGGCCATACACTGCGCGCACGCGAAGCAGGTAGCGGCGTGGCTGGAGAAGCATCCGCATGTAGCAAAAGTGAACTATCCCGGCCTGGAATCGTTCCCGCAGCATACGTTGGCGGCGAAGCAGCAGAAGGATTTTGGCGGCATGATGTCGTTTGAGCTGAAGGGTACGACGGAGCAGACGCTGCACTTTATCGAGGCGCTGAAGCTATGCACGTGCGCCGAGAGTCTTGGTAGTGTCGAGACCCTCGTCACGCATCCCGCCACGGCGTCGCACTGCGATATGCCGTTGGAGGAACGCGATCGGCTTGGCATTACAGATCGCCTGGTTCGTCTTTCCGTCGGGCTTGAGTCGCCGAAGGATCTGATTGCCGACCTTGAACAGGCGTTTCAGACTATTTTCGGCTAG
- a CDS encoding dipeptidase, whose amino-acid sequence MLDTALQFIEANKANALDELKQFLRIPSISTLPENAGDVRRAAEFLAAELKRIGMENVRLIETAGHPLVYADYLHAAGKPTVLCYGHYDVQPPDPLDEWLSPPFEPEVRNGNIYARGAVDDKGQLWMQVKALEALLKSGSLPVNVRVLAEGEEEVGGEGIAEYLRAHPEEVKCDVALVCDTELFAPDLPTLCVGLRGMIYTEIEVRGAKTDLHSGMYGGAAPNPFVALSQIIAKLKDADGRILIPGIYDSLQKPTDAELAAWKSLPFNEEHYRETEVGSSELTGEPGYSVLERTWARPTLDVHGMPGGFTGAGAKTVIPAKALAKVSLRLVPGMTPADTFRKLQDYVATIVPRGVSAEVRMIHSGDPIVVGTDNPFIHAATEAMREVFGKETVFVRGGGSIPVVGDFARQLHVPTVMMGFGLPDDNLHAPNEKFNISNFYRGTESIVRFLVHAGQ is encoded by the coding sequence ATGCTGGATACCGCGCTGCAATTTATCGAAGCAAATAAGGCCAACGCGTTGGACGAGTTGAAGCAGTTTCTGCGCATCCCATCCATCAGCACATTGCCGGAAAACGCAGGTGATGTTCGTCGCGCAGCAGAATTTCTTGCCGCGGAATTGAAGCGCATCGGCATGGAGAACGTGCGGCTGATTGAAACCGCAGGCCATCCCTTGGTCTACGCAGACTATCTTCACGCTGCAGGCAAACCCACCGTGCTTTGCTATGGCCATTATGATGTGCAGCCGCCCGATCCGCTTGATGAGTGGCTCTCGCCACCCTTTGAACCCGAGGTGCGGAATGGCAATATCTATGCACGCGGCGCAGTTGATGACAAAGGCCAACTCTGGATGCAGGTGAAGGCGCTCGAAGCTCTGTTGAAGAGTGGATCGTTGCCAGTCAATGTGCGCGTGCTGGCTGAGGGGGAAGAGGAAGTCGGTGGCGAAGGCATTGCTGAATACCTGCGCGCACACCCGGAAGAAGTGAAGTGTGACGTAGCTCTCGTATGCGATACGGAATTGTTCGCGCCCGATCTTCCCACGTTGTGTGTCGGCCTGCGCGGCATGATCTACACCGAGATTGAAGTACGCGGCGCAAAGACCGACCTGCATAGCGGCATGTACGGTGGCGCTGCGCCGAACCCGTTTGTGGCACTCTCTCAGATCATTGCAAAGTTGAAAGACGCTGACGGCCGCATCCTCATCCCCGGTATTTACGACAGCCTGCAAAAGCCAACCGACGCGGAACTCGCCGCATGGAAGTCATTGCCCTTTAACGAGGAGCACTATCGTGAAACCGAAGTAGGCAGCAGTGAACTTACGGGCGAGCCCGGCTACTCTGTGCTGGAACGCACTTGGGCACGCCCCACGCTGGATGTACATGGCATGCCCGGCGGTTTCACCGGAGCAGGTGCAAAGACCGTAATCCCCGCAAAAGCATTGGCGAAAGTATCGTTGCGTCTTGTGCCGGGGATGACCCCAGCCGATACCTTCCGCAAGCTTCAGGACTACGTGGCAACCATCGTCCCACGTGGCGTATCCGCAGAAGTCCGCATGATCCATTCCGGCGATCCTATCGTCGTTGGCACAGACAATCCCTTTATTCATGCAGCAACGGAAGCTATGCGTGAAGTCTTCGGCAAGGAAACGGTCTTTGTGCGCGGCGGCGGTTCCATCCCCGTTGTGGGCGACTTCGCGCGGCAGTTACACGTCCCCACGGTAATGATGGGTTTCGGTCTGCCGGATGACAATCTGCACGCGCCGAATGAAAAGTTCAACATCAGCAACTTCTACCGCGGTACAGAATCCATTGTGCGCTTCCTGGTGCACGCGGGCCAATGA
- a CDS encoding TetR/AcrR family transcriptional regulator yields the protein MKKESGQDYSTDTLKQKIVQAASHLFTSGGYDALSMRRVAHEAGCSQMAMYRHFENKEALVQHICADLYTKFATRINGEIAAEPDATRKLGRFIAAVLQFAEQYPDHYSLIFLVRHADPEVVATREQLGQQFLEGIAGIVREALPPGTPLTQVRTTLRRMMEVLHGTTALWIAHPTAYKLTRQRAMEDVEAIWRLLLNQ from the coding sequence ATGAAAAAAGAATCCGGCCAGGACTATTCCACTGACACGCTAAAGCAGAAGATCGTTCAGGCTGCGTCTCATCTCTTCACCTCGGGTGGCTACGACGCGCTATCCATGCGCCGGGTGGCGCACGAGGCAGGATGTTCCCAGATGGCAATGTACCGTCATTTCGAGAACAAGGAAGCACTGGTGCAACACATCTGTGCGGACCTTTACACAAAATTCGCAACACGTATCAACGGCGAAATCGCGGCAGAACCAGACGCTACTCGAAAGCTAGGACGTTTTATTGCGGCGGTACTGCAGTTTGCGGAACAGTACCCTGACCATTACTCTCTGATTTTTCTTGTGCGCCATGCAGACCCGGAGGTGGTGGCTACGCGTGAACAGCTTGGCCAGCAGTTCCTGGAAGGCATTGCGGGAATTGTACGGGAGGCGTTGCCGCCGGGAACTCCACTTACGCAGGTCAGGACGACGCTGCGTCGCATGATGGAGGTTCTTCATGGCACAACCGCACTGTGGATCGCCCACCCTACTGCTTACAAGCTAACGCGGCAGCGCGCCATGGAAGACGTGGAGGCCATCTGGAGACTTCTGCTAAATCAGTAA
- a CDS encoding ABC transporter ATP-binding protein, with the protein MADGIQENGSQKEPAEHVEQLQPNHEGMHAIAENTSEEELNKPLVEAVSEDVAEEVGEFFEQAAEQNETNIDESNKPYIAFQHVYKSFGGFKVLEDVSFFVRPGETLCILGRSGVGKSVSLQMLMGFLKPDKGMIRVAGENICSFTEREMLAVRRKVTMVFQNGALFDSFSVGENVAFPLREKNELDEEQIRQIVKGLLEMVGVAGMDDLLPSDLSTGMKRSVAIARALASQPEAILYDEPTTMVDPLIGHLLGDLIERLKRQLHLTSIVVTHDMRFAKKLADRLLFLHEGTARFFGTLEELEHSDDPVLKEFMALDELVLPQ; encoded by the coding sequence ATGGCAGACGGCATACAGGAAAATGGCTCGCAGAAAGAGCCTGCGGAACACGTGGAGCAGTTGCAGCCTAACCATGAAGGCATGCATGCAATCGCAGAGAACACCAGCGAAGAGGAACTGAATAAGCCATTGGTGGAGGCGGTCTCGGAGGATGTTGCCGAGGAAGTCGGCGAATTCTTCGAACAGGCAGCAGAGCAGAACGAAACCAACATCGACGAGAGCAACAAGCCTTACATCGCCTTCCAGCACGTCTACAAATCCTTTGGCGGTTTCAAGGTTCTGGAGGATGTCAGCTTTTTCGTGCGTCCCGGCGAAACCCTCTGCATTCTCGGTCGCTCTGGCGTGGGTAAATCCGTTTCATTGCAAATGTTGATGGGCTTTTTAAAGCCCGACAAGGGAATGATCCGCGTCGCGGGTGAAAACATCTGCAGCTTCACCGAACGAGAAATGCTTGCCGTGCGCCGCAAGGTCACGATGGTCTTTCAAAACGGCGCGCTCTTTGATTCCTTTTCGGTGGGTGAAAACGTAGCCTTCCCACTTCGCGAAAAGAACGAACTCGACGAAGAGCAGATCCGCCAGATTGTGAAGGGTTTGCTCGAGATGGTCGGCGTCGCCGGTATGGACGACCTGCTGCCCAGCGACCTTTCTACCGGCATGAAGCGTTCCGTCGCCATTGCGCGCGCCCTCGCATCGCAACCGGAAGCCATCCTCTACGACGAGCCTACGACCATGGTCGATCCGTTGATCGGGCACCTGCTCGGCGACCTCATCGAACGCCTCAAGCGACAGCTTCACCTCACCAGCATTGTCGTCACGCATGACATGCGCTTCGCGAAGAAACTGGCAGACCGCTTATTGTTTCTGCACGAGGGAACAGCGCGTTTCTTCGGCACGCTGGAAGAGCTGGAACACAGCGACGACCCGGTACTGAAAGAATTCATGGCCTTGGACGAACTCGTATTGCCGCAGTAA
- a CDS encoding trans-aconitate 2-methyltransferase, which yields MESTSQTTQQTQTGQTWNASQYAANGRFVADLAKDVVALLAPQSGEHILDLGCGDGALTEQIAEYGAVVTGCDASASMLESAKQRGLNVVAADMRSLPFQGEFDAVFSNAALHWVTDLSAVAQSVHRALKPGGRFVAEMGGLGNIAAIRVALQSVMANFGIDAEKDAASRYPSRDEMRGILEEAGFRVTSIELIPRPTLLKSGMDEWLNTFRNGILSKLSEADRQSAIDQAVTLLRPALCDADGVWWGDYVRLRFHAVRG from the coding sequence ATGGAAAGCACATCACAGACTACTCAGCAAACGCAAACGGGACAGACGTGGAATGCCAGCCAATATGCCGCCAACGGCCGCTTCGTGGCTGACCTTGCTAAGGATGTGGTGGCACTGTTGGCTCCGCAGTCGGGCGAACACATTCTGGATCTTGGCTGCGGTGACGGCGCGCTGACCGAACAGATTGCGGAGTATGGAGCCGTTGTGACCGGGTGCGATGCTTCGGCATCCATGCTGGAATCTGCTAAACAACGGGGGCTGAATGTCGTTGCTGCAGATATGCGTTCGCTGCCGTTCCAGGGCGAGTTTGACGCCGTATTCTCCAACGCAGCGCTGCATTGGGTAACTGACTTGTCAGCCGTGGCGCAGAGTGTTCATCGTGCACTCAAGCCCGGCGGACGCTTTGTGGCGGAGATGGGTGGGCTGGGGAATATTGCGGCTATCCGCGTGGCTTTGCAATCCGTTATGGCCAACTTTGGGATTGATGCAGAAAAGGATGCCGCATCGCGCTATCCATCGCGCGATGAGATGCGCGGCATTCTGGAAGAGGCCGGGTTCCGTGTTACAAGCATCGAACTGATTCCCCGCCCTACCCTGCTGAAGAGTGGTATGGATGAGTGGCTGAACACCTTTCGCAATGGCATTCTGAGCAAACTGTCCGAAGCTGATAGGCAATCTGCGATTGATCAGGCCGTTACGCTGTTGCGTCCGGCGTTGTGCGATGCGGATGGCGTGTGGTGGGGCGACTATGTTCGTTTGCGCTTCCATGCCGTTCGCGGATAA